The Paenibacillus sp. MBLB1832 genome has a window encoding:
- a CDS encoding DUF2164 domain-containing protein, whose product MKPIKLPKDEKEAIISDLQEHMDIEHGLELGHLAAEQLIDYMLGLLTSPIYNQAIEDALTAVRDRMSVLEDDLYAMKATKKSTRR is encoded by the coding sequence ATGAAACCGATCAAGTTGCCCAAAGATGAAAAAGAAGCGATCATCAGCGATCTGCAGGAACATATGGACATCGAGCATGGTTTGGAATTAGGGCATTTGGCGGCAGAGCAGTTGATTGATTACATGCTTGGTCTGTTGACAAGTCCTATCTATAATCAGGCGATCGAGGATGCGCTTACAGCGGTTAGAGACAGAATGAGTGTGCTTGAAGATGATCTTTATGCGATGAAGGCGACGAAGAAGTCCACACGTCGGTAA
- a CDS encoding YpbS family protein, with translation MNVHEAISKHSNAQHMHLVRFAELDAQREQAIDVAVDLCKRGLPFTVDAINAVTAQIIAHAQKGISPLRSLVTEEMVRDYVNKG, from the coding sequence ATGAATGTACATGAAGCGATTTCCAAACATTCGAATGCACAGCATATGCATCTTGTTCGTTTTGCAGAGTTGGATGCACAGCGCGAGCAAGCCATTGACGTGGCGGTCGACTTGTGCAAACGCGGGCTTCCTTTCACTGTTGATGCCATCAACGCGGTCACAGCCCAAATCATCGCCCATGCCCAAAAAGGTATCTCTCCGCTCCGCTCCCTTGTTACTGAGGAAATGGTTCGTGATTATGTAAACAAAGGGTAA
- a CDS encoding NUDIX hydrolase codes for MKKSEELFDVYDEKRNWLGVAPRSEVHAKGLWHQTFQCWIVRMEGDNAHLLLQLRHPDKDLFPNLLDISCAGHLAAGESVEEGARELEEELGLQVSFEDLIPCGVFAEEDFVSEQVIDREFCHVFLYQCDQDLRSYELQPDEVTGLYAVKVSALKQLLHGECAEIPALGYRRGADGAYVKEVWDITLGELVPHPMAYYEQLFQKMDERGWC; via the coding sequence GTGAAGAAATCAGAAGAACTTTTTGATGTATATGATGAAAAAAGGAATTGGCTCGGCGTGGCGCCTCGCTCCGAGGTCCATGCCAAAGGGCTCTGGCATCAAACCTTTCAGTGCTGGATTGTACGAATGGAAGGGGATAACGCCCATCTTCTGCTTCAATTGCGGCATCCAGATAAAGACCTGTTCCCCAATCTCTTGGATATCTCTTGTGCAGGCCATCTGGCAGCAGGTGAATCCGTTGAAGAAGGCGCAAGGGAGTTGGAGGAAGAATTGGGGCTTCAAGTTTCCTTCGAAGACTTAATACCGTGCGGGGTATTTGCCGAGGAAGATTTTGTTTCAGAACAGGTGATAGATCGGGAGTTTTGTCACGTTTTTCTATATCAATGTGATCAAGATTTACGGAGCTACGAGCTGCAGCCAGACGAAGTTACGGGGTTATATGCCGTAAAAGTCAGTGCGTTGAAACAATTGCTTCACGGTGAGTGTGCAGAGATTCCTGCATTAGGATATCGAAGGGGAGCCGATGGAGCTTATGTGAAAGAGGTATGGGACATAACACTTGGCGAGCTTGTGCCGCATCCGATGGCTTATTATGAGCAATTGTTTCAGAAAATGGACGAGCGTGGCTGGTGTTGA